One window from the genome of Poecilia reticulata strain Guanapo linkage group LG9, Guppy_female_1.0+MT, whole genome shotgun sequence encodes:
- the ppp2r2aa gene encoding serine/threonine-protein phosphatase 2A 55 kDa regulatory subunit B alpha isoform isoform X1 has translation MAGKRKLSERPGGGSSDVQWCFSQVKGAMDDDVAEADIISTVEFNHTGELLATGDKGGRVVIFQQEPESKNQPQCRGEYNVYSTFQSHEPEFDYLKSLEIEEKINKIRWLPQKNAAQFLLSTNDKTIKLWKISERDKRPEGYNLKEEDGRYRDPNSVTTLRVPVLRPMDLMVEASPRRVFANAHTYHINSISVNSDHETYLSADDLRINLWHLEITDRSFNIVDIKPANMEELTEVITAAEFHPDQCNTFVYSSSKGTIRLCDMRASALCDQHAKMFEEPEDPNNRSFFSEIISSISDVKFSHSGRYMMTRDYLSVKIWDLNMETRPVETYQVHEYLRSKLCSLYENDCIFDKFECCWNGNDSVVMTGSYNNFFRMFDRDYRQDVTFEASRENSKPRSVLKPRKISTGGKRKKDEISVDSLDFNKKILHTAWHPLDNIIAVATTNNLYIFQDKLN, from the exons ATGGCAGGTAAAAGAAAACTGTCAGAAC GGCCCGGTGGTGGGAGCAGCGATGTGCAGTGGTGCTTCTCTCAAGTCAAAGGAGCGATGGATGATGATGTGGCTGAAG CTGACATTATATCTACTGTTGAATTCAATCACACTGGGGAGCTGCTTGCCACTGGGGACAAAGGAGGTCGTGTTGTCATCTTCCAGCAGGAGCCAGAG AGTAAGAACCAGCCACAGTGCAGAGGAGAGTACAATGTTTATAGCACCTTCCAGAGCCACGAGCCTGAGTTCGACTACCTGAAAAGTCTTGAGATTGAAGAGAAAATCAACAAGATTCGATGGCTACCTCAGAAGAATGCAGCACAGTTCCTTTTGTCCACAAATG ATAAAACTATCAAGCTGTGGAAAATTAGTGAGCGAGACAAGAGACCAGAGGGCTACAATTTGAAGGAAGAAGACGGGCGATACAGAGATCCCAATTCTGTCACAACGCTACGG GTGCCGGTGTTGAGGCCCATGGACCTGATGGTGGAAGCCAGCCCCAGACGAGTGTTTGCAAACGCTCACACATACCACATCAACTCCATATCGGTCAACAGTGATCATGAGACCTATCTGTCTGCAGACGACCTGCGCATAAACCTCTGGCATCTGGAGATCACCGATCGCAGCTTTA ATATTGTTGACATAAAGCCAGCAAACATGGAGGAGCTGACAGAAGTGATCACGGCTGCAGAGTTTCACCCCGACCAGTGTAACACGTTTgtttacagcagcagcaaggGAACCATCCGCCTGTGTGACATGAGGGCATCAGCACTGTGTGACCAGCATGCCAAAA tgtttGAGGAGCCAGAAGATCCAAACAACCGTTCATTCTTTTCTGAAATCATCTCGTCCATCTCCGATGTCAAGTTCAGCCACAGCGGACGCTACATGATGACGCGAGACTATCTGTCCGTCAAAATTTGGGATCTGAACATGGAAACCCGACCAGTAGAGACATATCAG GTGCATGAATATCTCAGGAGTAAGTTGTGTTCACTTTATGAGAACGACTGCATTTTCGACAAGTTTGAATGCTGCTGGAATGGCAATGACAG CGTTGTGATGACTGGTTCCTACAACAACTTCTTCAGGATGTTTGACAGGGACTACCGGCAGGACGTGACCTTTGAGGCGTCACGGGAAAACAGCAAGCCGCGGTCGGTCCTGAAGCCTCGCAAAATAAGCACAGGTGGGAAGCGCAAAAAGGACGAGATCAGTGTAGACAGTCTGGACTTTAACAAGAAGATCCTCCACACTGCCTGGCATCCGCTGGACAACATCATTGCTGTGGCCACCACCAACAATCTGTACATATTCCAAGACAAACTGAACTAA
- the ppp2r2aa gene encoding serine/threonine-protein phosphatase 2A 55 kDa regulatory subunit B alpha isoform isoform X2 has protein sequence MAGPGGGSSDVQWCFSQVKGAMDDDVAEADIISTVEFNHTGELLATGDKGGRVVIFQQEPESKNQPQCRGEYNVYSTFQSHEPEFDYLKSLEIEEKINKIRWLPQKNAAQFLLSTNDKTIKLWKISERDKRPEGYNLKEEDGRYRDPNSVTTLRVPVLRPMDLMVEASPRRVFANAHTYHINSISVNSDHETYLSADDLRINLWHLEITDRSFNIVDIKPANMEELTEVITAAEFHPDQCNTFVYSSSKGTIRLCDMRASALCDQHAKMFEEPEDPNNRSFFSEIISSISDVKFSHSGRYMMTRDYLSVKIWDLNMETRPVETYQVHEYLRSKLCSLYENDCIFDKFECCWNGNDSVVMTGSYNNFFRMFDRDYRQDVTFEASRENSKPRSVLKPRKISTGGKRKKDEISVDSLDFNKKILHTAWHPLDNIIAVATTNNLYIFQDKLN, from the exons ATGGCAG GGCCCGGTGGTGGGAGCAGCGATGTGCAGTGGTGCTTCTCTCAAGTCAAAGGAGCGATGGATGATGATGTGGCTGAAG CTGACATTATATCTACTGTTGAATTCAATCACACTGGGGAGCTGCTTGCCACTGGGGACAAAGGAGGTCGTGTTGTCATCTTCCAGCAGGAGCCAGAG AGTAAGAACCAGCCACAGTGCAGAGGAGAGTACAATGTTTATAGCACCTTCCAGAGCCACGAGCCTGAGTTCGACTACCTGAAAAGTCTTGAGATTGAAGAGAAAATCAACAAGATTCGATGGCTACCTCAGAAGAATGCAGCACAGTTCCTTTTGTCCACAAATG ATAAAACTATCAAGCTGTGGAAAATTAGTGAGCGAGACAAGAGACCAGAGGGCTACAATTTGAAGGAAGAAGACGGGCGATACAGAGATCCCAATTCTGTCACAACGCTACGG GTGCCGGTGTTGAGGCCCATGGACCTGATGGTGGAAGCCAGCCCCAGACGAGTGTTTGCAAACGCTCACACATACCACATCAACTCCATATCGGTCAACAGTGATCATGAGACCTATCTGTCTGCAGACGACCTGCGCATAAACCTCTGGCATCTGGAGATCACCGATCGCAGCTTTA ATATTGTTGACATAAAGCCAGCAAACATGGAGGAGCTGACAGAAGTGATCACGGCTGCAGAGTTTCACCCCGACCAGTGTAACACGTTTgtttacagcagcagcaaggGAACCATCCGCCTGTGTGACATGAGGGCATCAGCACTGTGTGACCAGCATGCCAAAA tgtttGAGGAGCCAGAAGATCCAAACAACCGTTCATTCTTTTCTGAAATCATCTCGTCCATCTCCGATGTCAAGTTCAGCCACAGCGGACGCTACATGATGACGCGAGACTATCTGTCCGTCAAAATTTGGGATCTGAACATGGAAACCCGACCAGTAGAGACATATCAG GTGCATGAATATCTCAGGAGTAAGTTGTGTTCACTTTATGAGAACGACTGCATTTTCGACAAGTTTGAATGCTGCTGGAATGGCAATGACAG CGTTGTGATGACTGGTTCCTACAACAACTTCTTCAGGATGTTTGACAGGGACTACCGGCAGGACGTGACCTTTGAGGCGTCACGGGAAAACAGCAAGCCGCGGTCGGTCCTGAAGCCTCGCAAAATAAGCACAGGTGGGAAGCGCAAAAAGGACGAGATCAGTGTAGACAGTCTGGACTTTAACAAGAAGATCCTCCACACTGCCTGGCATCCGCTGGACAACATCATTGCTGTGGCCACCACCAACAATCTGTACATATTCCAAGACAAACTGAACTAA